One window of the Gordonia westfalica genome contains the following:
- a CDS encoding lipopolysaccharide biosynthesis protein, whose amino-acid sequence MTASLATGVLGFVFWTIAARGYSAAEVGRASALITSATLLATLSNLSIGSLYERFLPVAGTQARRIIASGRTVIVCAALLLGACFVLVGPTDTLFTTPLELWLFPVFVVILGIFAIQDQTLIGLGRSRTVATKNISQSTIKLILVTALIPVGTGFAVVWAWVIPASLIAFWVGMSTIRRRARAMAGPGALPQPREIAQFYAGSLGITAVGVVVPLVVPLVIVTRLGTEMNAYFSICWLVVSTAAILLHATAAPFVATAAEPDADIRSATIRLIALCGGAGIAGCLILIGIAPWILAIMGPQYAESGTDLIRLMALTLPTVSFVTVYTALARVRRRLRLAVVVQCIFGVVVLCGIVFAADRWGIIGVGYVYLAADIAVVLLLLVPGVRLIRLALDPATTSASFSGTPVPTAASNPTAASEPDRRMTTR is encoded by the coding sequence ATGACAGCGAGCCTCGCAACCGGAGTGCTCGGCTTCGTGTTCTGGACTATCGCGGCGCGCGGATACAGTGCCGCCGAGGTCGGTCGCGCCTCCGCGCTGATCACCAGCGCGACCCTGCTCGCGACCTTGTCGAACCTCAGCATCGGCAGCCTGTACGAACGCTTCCTGCCGGTCGCCGGCACACAGGCTCGCCGCATCATCGCTTCCGGCCGCACCGTCATCGTCTGTGCGGCACTGCTACTCGGGGCCTGCTTCGTGTTGGTCGGCCCGACGGACACACTCTTCACGACACCCCTGGAGCTCTGGCTGTTTCCCGTGTTCGTGGTGATCCTGGGAATCTTCGCCATCCAGGACCAGACGCTCATCGGTCTCGGACGTTCACGAACCGTTGCCACCAAGAACATCTCGCAGTCCACGATCAAGCTCATCCTCGTCACCGCACTGATCCCGGTGGGTACCGGCTTCGCCGTCGTCTGGGCATGGGTCATCCCCGCCTCCCTGATCGCATTCTGGGTGGGGATGTCCACCATCCGACGTCGTGCCCGTGCCATGGCCGGCCCGGGAGCACTGCCGCAGCCGCGCGAGATCGCCCAGTTCTACGCCGGCTCGCTCGGGATCACCGCAGTGGGCGTCGTCGTTCCACTCGTCGTACCGCTGGTGATCGTCACCCGGCTCGGTACCGAGATGAACGCCTATTTCTCCATCTGCTGGCTGGTGGTCAGCACCGCCGCCATCCTGTTGCACGCCACCGCCGCCCCGTTCGTGGCGACGGCCGCCGAACCCGACGCCGACATCCGGTCGGCAACGATCCGCCTCATCGCACTGTGCGGTGGCGCAGGGATTGCCGGTTGCCTCATCCTGATCGGCATCGCTCCGTGGATTCTCGCGATCATGGGACCGCAGTATGCGGAATCCGGCACCGACCTGATCCGCCTGATGGCGCTCACCCTGCCGACGGTTTCCTTCGTCACCGTCTACACCGCGCTCGCCCGGGTACGACGCCGACTCCGGCTCGCGGTCGTGGTGCAGTGCATCTTCGGCGTGGTCGTCCTCTGCGGCATCGTCTTCGCCGCCGACCGCTGGGGGATCATCGGCGTAGGCTACGTCTACCTCGCCGCCGACATCGCCGTCGTGCTCCTCCTTCTCGTGCCGGGTGTGCGGCTGATCCGCCTCGCTCTCGACCCGGCGACCACCTCGGCGAGTTTTTCCGGCACACCTGTACCGACCGCCGCGAGCAACCCCACCGCCGCTTCCGAGCCCGACAGGAGGATGACCACGCGATGA
- a CDS encoding alpha/beta fold hydrolase, producing MIAHPSISEPASDPSGQQPVAVIPAAGTHAPVTPVDIDLGGTLADALERAAAAYGEAPALRLRDNAITYRELLARARGVAAHIQRIRPDGGPVVAQFGLSHDSVAVVVGILLTGRPLVTLDPALPTERIDSIVDALVTRELRPGLVVADAEHLETLSVCAARRGVIAVGFPDVLASAPDAASTGLPDRTQTTPSAIANIQFTSGSTGGPKGVLQPDSMWLNDALYMRASFGLTPGLPVALCMPISFAAGLNVLISSLLNGCEILLADPRRGTPTDLLASMAETAPHTVFLTPSLLRSLNQATPAGTEHPGWASLRRIITTGEPLSGEVATATVSIAPESTVTNWVGSSETLAIGHFDVRAGCRPRTGPLPAGTPALNKILTIDDDGRVLISSPHIALGYLDPENNEDKFFHDESGRWTFRSGDRGMFDGTDLILLGRAEDAVKIRGYRVEPAEVGAALLSAGDVAEAVVVPRESHSGNTELVAYVVPSGHGRTPPTAVLRNRLRASLPQWMIPAHIVELSELPRNARGKVDRTALPAPTRNPEAPSGPLETAIAEIWGAELSLDDVGRDENIYALGADSLTIQQIMVRLNDSLSVGLTQSDVAGAPTVAELASVVERRKAGASSPRSHLAPTTVLLRRAEGRPVFCFTGAGASTLTFVALADRIGEIDGTGSVFAFQPNGLENRGIPDWTVAAAARRHLRDLRRIQPEGPYVLIGHSLGGFIALEAARRLEAEGQRVDLVVAVDTFLPPRVIHHAKRADPSVRIAPSHAPLPSKELWRRRLRVPFAGLVKGSPTADAQALEELGVRVGRLHRPRPFGGRVLIVQGSENHDDPTIWRQHIATGELEILRLECDHLSIVREPHIGDIVGAMRDALRRGTQP from the coding sequence ATGATCGCCCATCCCTCCATCTCCGAGCCCGCGTCCGACCCGAGCGGACAACAGCCCGTAGCGGTGATCCCCGCCGCCGGCACCCACGCTCCCGTCACCCCCGTCGACATCGACCTCGGCGGCACACTGGCCGATGCCCTCGAGCGCGCGGCGGCCGCCTACGGCGAAGCACCGGCACTACGGCTGCGGGACAACGCGATCACCTATCGGGAGCTGCTGGCACGCGCCCGCGGTGTCGCCGCGCACATCCAGCGGATCCGTCCCGACGGCGGACCGGTCGTCGCCCAGTTCGGGCTGTCGCACGACTCGGTGGCCGTGGTGGTCGGAATCCTCCTCACCGGGCGCCCGCTCGTCACCCTCGACCCGGCGCTGCCGACCGAGCGGATCGACTCGATCGTCGACGCCCTCGTCACCCGCGAGCTCCGACCGGGCCTGGTCGTGGCCGATGCGGAACACCTGGAGACGCTGAGCGTCTGCGCCGCCCGGCGCGGTGTCATCGCCGTCGGGTTCCCCGACGTCCTCGCGTCCGCCCCAGACGCCGCGTCCACCGGACTCCCGGACCGGACGCAGACGACGCCGTCGGCCATCGCCAACATCCAGTTCACCTCCGGCTCGACCGGTGGTCCCAAAGGCGTTCTGCAGCCGGACTCCATGTGGCTGAACGACGCGTTGTACATGCGGGCGTCGTTCGGTCTCACCCCCGGCCTGCCGGTCGCGCTGTGCATGCCGATCAGCTTCGCCGCCGGCCTGAACGTGCTGATCAGCTCACTTCTCAACGGATGCGAGATCCTCCTCGCCGATCCCCGTCGGGGGACACCCACCGACCTGCTCGCGTCGATGGCGGAGACCGCGCCCCACACCGTGTTCCTCACGCCGTCGCTGCTGCGTTCGCTGAACCAGGCCACACCCGCGGGCACCGAGCACCCGGGCTGGGCATCCCTTCGCCGGATCATCACCACCGGTGAACCCCTCAGCGGCGAGGTCGCCACGGCGACGGTGAGCATCGCGCCGGAATCCACGGTCACCAACTGGGTCGGGTCCTCCGAAACCCTCGCGATCGGCCACTTCGATGTCCGGGCCGGATGCCGGCCGCGAACCGGACCGCTCCCCGCAGGCACGCCGGCGCTGAACAAGATCCTGACGATCGACGACGACGGCCGCGTGCTGATCTCGTCGCCCCACATCGCCCTCGGCTACCTCGATCCGGAGAACAACGAGGACAAGTTCTTCCACGACGAGTCGGGCAGATGGACCTTCCGGTCCGGAGACCGCGGCATGTTCGACGGCACCGACCTGATCCTGCTGGGACGCGCCGAGGACGCCGTCAAGATCCGGGGCTACCGCGTCGAGCCGGCCGAGGTCGGTGCGGCATTGCTGAGCGCGGGCGACGTGGCCGAGGCCGTGGTGGTCCCCCGTGAAAGTCACTCGGGGAACACCGAACTCGTCGCCTATGTGGTGCCTTCCGGACATGGGCGCACGCCGCCCACCGCGGTCCTGCGCAATCGCCTGCGCGCGTCACTGCCGCAGTGGATGATCCCCGCGCACATCGTCGAGCTGTCCGAGCTGCCCCGCAACGCCCGCGGCAAGGTCGACCGCACCGCGTTGCCCGCACCGACCCGGAATCCCGAAGCCCCGTCCGGACCACTGGAGACGGCCATCGCCGAGATATGGGGCGCGGAGCTCTCGCTCGACGACGTCGGTCGCGACGAGAACATCTATGCGCTGGGCGCGGACTCACTGACCATCCAACAGATCATGGTGCGGCTCAACGACTCCCTGTCCGTCGGCCTCACACAGTCGGACGTCGCCGGCGCCCCGACGGTCGCGGAACTGGCCTCGGTCGTGGAGCGCCGGAAGGCCGGCGCCTCGTCGCCCCGGTCACATCTCGCACCCACGACCGTGCTGCTCCGCCGCGCCGAGGGACGCCCGGTCTTCTGCTTCACCGGTGCCGGCGCCTCGACGCTCACCTTCGTCGCCCTCGCCGACCGGATCGGCGAGATCGACGGCACCGGTTCGGTGTTCGCGTTCCAGCCGAACGGCCTCGAGAACCGCGGAATCCCGGACTGGACGGTCGCGGCCGCGGCCCGGCGCCATCTCCGGGATCTCCGGCGCATCCAACCGGAGGGGCCGTACGTCCTCATCGGCCATTCCCTCGGCGGCTTCATCGCCCTCGAGGCCGCTCGCCGACTGGAGGCCGAGGGTCAGCGCGTCGATCTCGTGGTCGCCGTCGACACGTTCCTGCCGCCGCGGGTGATCCACCACGCCAAACGCGCCGACCCATCGGTGAGAATCGCGCCGTCACACGCACCGCTTCCGTCGAAAGAACTGTGGCGCAGGCGTCTTCGGGTTCCGTTCGCGGGCCTGGTGAAGGGATCGCCGACGGCCGACGCGCAGGCGCTCGAAGAACTCGGCGTCCGCGTCGGACGCCTACATCGCCCACGACCGTTCGGCGGGCGCGTGCTCATCGTGCAGGGCAGCGAGAATCACGACGACCCGACCATCTGGCGGCAACACATCGCGACGGGGGAACTCGAGATCCTCAGACTGGAGTGCGACCATCTGTCGATCGTCCGGGAACCGCACATCGGCGACATCGTCGGCGCGATGCGCGACGCGCTGCGCCGCGGGACTCAGCCATAG
- a CDS encoding sulfurtransferase, with amino-acid sequence MARSDVLVSTEWAEQNLNADNTVFIEVDEDTSAYDGGHVPGAIKLDWKQDLQDGIRRDFVDADRFSKLLSERGVSNDDTVILYGGNNNWFAAYAYWYFKLYGHNDVKLIDGGRKKWELDGRPLSSDPVTRPATDYKASSPDLSIRAFRDEVIDAIGTKNLVDVRSPDEFSGKILAPAHLPQEQAQQRGHVPGAINIPWSTTANEDGTFKSDEDLTALYAEKGFDDSRETIAYCRIGERSSHTWFVLTELLGKKNVKNYDGSWVEYGSLVGAPIELGEGK; translated from the coding sequence ATGGCACGTTCCGACGTCCTGGTCAGCACCGAGTGGGCTGAGCAGAACCTCAACGCCGACAACACCGTCTTCATCGAGGTCGACGAGGACACCTCGGCCTACGACGGCGGCCACGTCCCCGGCGCGATCAAGCTCGACTGGAAGCAGGACCTGCAGGACGGCATCCGTCGCGACTTCGTCGACGCCGACCGCTTCTCCAAGCTGCTGTCCGAGCGCGGCGTCTCGAACGACGACACCGTCATCCTCTACGGCGGCAACAACAACTGGTTCGCGGCCTACGCCTACTGGTACTTCAAGCTGTACGGCCACAACGACGTCAAGCTGATCGACGGCGGCCGCAAGAAGTGGGAGCTCGACGGCCGTCCGCTGTCCTCCGACCCGGTCACCCGCCCGGCCACCGACTACAAGGCCTCCTCGCCAGACCTGTCGATCCGCGCGTTCCGCGACGAGGTCATCGACGCCATCGGCACCAAGAACCTGGTCGACGTGCGCAGCCCTGACGAGTTCTCCGGCAAGATCCTGGCGCCGGCGCACCTCCCGCAGGAGCAGGCACAGCAGCGCGGCCACGTCCCCGGCGCGATCAACATCCCGTGGTCGACCACCGCCAACGAGGACGGCACCTTCAAGTCCGACGAGGACCTCACCGCTCTGTACGCGGAGAAGGGCTTCGACGACAGCCGCGAGACCATCGCCTACTGCCGCATCGGCGAGCGTTCGAGCCACACCTGGTTCGTGCTCACCGAGCTGCTGGGCAAGAAGAACGTCAAGAACTACGACGGAAGCTGGGTCGAGTACGGCTCGCTGGTCGGTGCGCCGATCGAACTCGGAGAAGGAAAGTAA
- a CDS encoding glycosyltransferase family 2 protein: MTDIFDGAAALSHDEPATLADMAEFEDEFEEGATPADAPASVPTPTVTVVIPARNEALNLPYVAERMPPVDEIIVVDGSSVDDTIAVARKLWPEAKIVSQTRSGKGNALACGFEAATGDIIVMIDADGSTDPAEIPDFVETLISGSDLAKGSRFSLGGGSDDITALRRVGNKGLNWLVNQIFATSFADLCYGYNAFWRKHLEVLDLPVTAESEPQWGDGFEIETIINVRMARSGLVIREVGSHESRRIHGRSNLNAFTDGFRVLRTIGLEHRLHRAARR, from the coding sequence GTGACTGACATATTCGACGGTGCTGCAGCGCTTTCGCACGACGAGCCGGCGACTCTTGCCGACATGGCCGAGTTCGAGGACGAGTTCGAGGAGGGGGCGACGCCTGCCGACGCACCCGCGTCTGTCCCGACACCGACTGTGACAGTGGTGATCCCGGCCCGCAACGAAGCCCTCAACCTTCCCTACGTGGCGGAGCGGATGCCGCCGGTCGACGAGATCATCGTCGTCGACGGCTCCTCGGTCGACGACACCATCGCGGTCGCGCGGAAGCTGTGGCCGGAGGCAAAGATCGTGAGCCAGACGCGATCCGGCAAGGGCAACGCACTCGCCTGCGGGTTCGAGGCCGCGACCGGCGACATCATCGTGATGATCGACGCGGACGGTTCCACCGACCCCGCCGAGATCCCCGACTTCGTCGAAACCCTGATCAGCGGTTCGGATCTCGCGAAGGGGAGCCGGTTCTCACTCGGTGGGGGCAGTGACGACATCACCGCACTCCGGCGGGTGGGGAACAAGGGCCTGAACTGGCTCGTGAATCAGATCTTCGCGACGTCGTTCGCCGACCTCTGCTACGGCTACAACGCCTTCTGGCGCAAGCATCTCGAGGTCCTGGACCTGCCGGTCACCGCCGAGAGCGAACCCCAGTGGGGTGACGGCTTCGAGATCGAGACGATCATCAACGTGCGAATGGCGCGCAGTGGCTTGGTCATCCGCGAAGTGGGCAGCCACGAGTCTCGCCGTATCCACGGCCGGAGCAATCTCAATGCCTTCACCGATGGCTTCCGGGTCCTGCGGACCATCGGCCTCGAACACCGACTCCATCGCGCCGCCCGGCGCTGA
- the mshD gene encoding mycothiol synthase, with translation MPAPETDELQVRRGAAPAEISALAHRLVRAATSADGVGPLSDEAVKAIDAGPDSSVVHVWSKGAYANIVPGRDGEPSMIEAVVDPERRRHGLGRSLLDAAFGAARQQGLEARAWAHGDLPGAVALASAMGLEKRRELLQLRRPVGEGHDLPELVVDPGLTLRTYRGSSDDAEILRVNNAAFDWHPEQGGWTLDQITERVAADWFDPEGLFLAFDTEDPARLLGFHWTKQHDADLGEVYIVGVDPQAQGRGLGRLLTLAGLHHLAQRGVAEINLYVEGDNTAALHTYERLGFTRYAVDVAYG, from the coding sequence GTGCCAGCGCCGGAAACTGACGAATTGCAGGTACGACGAGGCGCGGCTCCCGCGGAGATCTCCGCCCTAGCGCACCGCCTGGTGCGTGCGGCGACGTCCGCCGACGGCGTCGGACCGTTGTCGGACGAAGCGGTCAAAGCGATTGACGCAGGCCCGGATTCGTCTGTCGTCCACGTGTGGTCGAAAGGTGCCTACGCGAACATCGTGCCCGGTCGCGATGGCGAGCCGTCGATGATCGAGGCGGTCGTCGACCCGGAGCGGCGACGACACGGGCTGGGCCGGTCTCTGCTCGACGCCGCGTTCGGCGCAGCGCGACAGCAAGGCCTCGAGGCCCGGGCCTGGGCGCACGGAGACCTCCCCGGTGCGGTCGCCCTCGCGTCGGCGATGGGACTCGAGAAGCGCCGCGAGCTACTGCAACTGCGACGCCCGGTCGGCGAGGGGCACGATCTGCCCGAACTCGTCGTCGACCCCGGTCTCACACTCCGGACCTACCGCGGGTCCTCCGACGACGCGGAGATCCTGCGCGTCAACAACGCCGCCTTCGACTGGCACCCAGAACAGGGCGGATGGACACTCGATCAGATCACCGAGCGGGTCGCGGCCGACTGGTTCGACCCGGAGGGTCTCTTCCTCGCCTTCGACACCGAGGACCCTGCACGGCTTCTCGGTTTTCACTGGACCAAACAGCACGACGCCGATCTGGGCGAGGTCTACATCGTCGGGGTCGATCCGCAGGCGCAGGGGCGTGGCCTCGGCCGGTTGCTCACACTGGCCGGTCTCCATCACCTCGCGCAGCGCGGTGTCGCCGAGATCAACCTCTACGTCGAAGGCGACAACACGGCGGCGTTGCACACGTATGAACGCCTGGGCTTCACCAGGTATGCCGTCGACGTCGCCTATGGCTGA
- a CDS encoding DUF2993 domain-containing protein, translating into MPGMRKILVVVVTVAVLAAAAVLLVDVGAAIRSEHRLARALAESPRVPFDPEVTLAGFPFLTQAANGEYSGATIAARGVELPGCEPARGVCRGELGATLGRFRGAERGDFTGSDVLHTSSISAYTRLDAVTLARYLRITDLTVSTPAPDGRAGGGGPQDGVVSRSEGVVFTGTVALPPRDGLDADDPPSASSFTGPKVRVSVAVDLSVTGGALEIRATDFYTGPERHVDADVPEDMRAAVLDRFSMVLPRLPMAWGLEAQRAESFGGDVQLVGETGAADLRPDRF; encoded by the coding sequence ATGCCGGGCATGCGGAAGATCCTCGTCGTCGTGGTGACCGTGGCGGTCCTCGCCGCAGCGGCAGTGCTGCTCGTCGATGTCGGCGCGGCCATCCGCAGTGAACATCGACTCGCCCGGGCGCTCGCCGAATCCCCCCGCGTCCCATTCGATCCCGAGGTGACACTCGCCGGGTTCCCCTTCCTCACGCAAGCCGCGAACGGCGAGTACTCGGGAGCGACGATCGCCGCGCGCGGCGTCGAACTGCCCGGTTGCGAGCCCGCCCGCGGCGTCTGCCGAGGCGAACTCGGCGCCACCCTGGGCCGTTTCCGAGGCGCGGAGCGGGGCGATTTCACCGGGAGTGATGTTCTGCACACCTCGTCGATCTCGGCGTACACCCGCCTCGACGCGGTCACCCTCGCACGCTATCTGCGGATCACCGACCTGACCGTCAGCACACCTGCACCCGACGGCCGGGCCGGTGGCGGTGGCCCCCAGGACGGCGTCGTCTCCCGTTCGGAGGGTGTGGTGTTCACGGGCACCGTCGCGCTGCCGCCACGCGACGGCCTCGACGCCGACGATCCGCCGTCGGCGTCGTCGTTCACCGGCCCGAAGGTGCGGGTCAGCGTCGCGGTCGACCTCTCGGTCACCGGAGGCGCCCTGGAGATCCGGGCCACCGACTTCTACACCGGACCCGAGCGTCACGTGGACGCCGACGTTCCCGAGGACATGCGCGCTGCCGTGCTCGACCGGTTCAGCATGGTGCTCCCCCGGTTGCCGATGGCCTGGGGACTCGAGGCACAGCGGGCGGAGAGTTTCGGCGGGGACGTACAGCTGGTCGGCGAGACGGGCGCTGCCGACCTCCGGCCGGACCGGTTCTGA
- a CDS encoding glycosyltransferase family 2 protein, whose amino-acid sequence MPAGGPPEFPEATWVGTLDVADLPPGDIVCRPEGAEEYARARVLLRNGSAPISFVDTVIEDGLVRLDIPILDAAPTPVVALPAISVVVCTHERPEMLAAALESLRHLDYPDYEVIVVDNAPRSDGTRHAVEALDDPRFRRVVEPVAGLSNARNTGVLAAAHGIVAFTDDDVVADPGWLLGLAAGFARSPRVACVCGMVPSGELRTRSQAYFDWRVSWADSMESRVFSMDAPPADLPLFPFQIGAYGTGANFAIRRETAIALGGFDEALGAGTRSRGGEDIDMFFRVLTAGLELANEPASIIWHRHRSDDDALLVQSKGYGVGLGAWLTKVATDRRHLVLALQVLRRRTRAVAEAGAAYGAITRPPEGVADGLSAKAGRREVFSVLGGPVALARERMSGRRASPLPGVTT is encoded by the coding sequence ATGCCGGCCGGGGGCCCTCCCGAGTTCCCGGAGGCCACCTGGGTCGGGACCCTCGACGTCGCGGACCTCCCGCCCGGTGACATCGTGTGCCGGCCGGAGGGGGCGGAGGAGTATGCACGCGCCCGCGTCCTGCTCCGCAACGGGTCCGCACCGATCTCGTTCGTCGACACCGTCATCGAGGACGGCCTCGTACGGCTCGACATCCCGATCCTCGACGCCGCGCCGACCCCCGTGGTCGCGTTGCCCGCGATCAGTGTCGTCGTGTGCACCCACGAGCGACCCGAGATGCTGGCCGCCGCCCTGGAGTCGTTGCGCCACCTGGACTATCCCGACTACGAGGTCATCGTCGTCGACAATGCCCCGCGTTCCGACGGGACCCGGCATGCCGTCGAGGCGCTGGACGACCCCCGCTTCCGGCGTGTCGTCGAACCCGTTGCGGGTCTGTCGAATGCACGCAACACCGGCGTGCTCGCCGCCGCGCACGGCATCGTCGCATTCACCGACGACGACGTCGTCGCCGATCCCGGCTGGCTGCTCGGACTCGCCGCAGGCTTCGCCCGCTCGCCCCGCGTCGCCTGTGTCTGCGGCATGGTGCCGAGCGGCGAACTGCGGACCCGGTCGCAGGCCTATTTCGACTGGCGGGTGTCATGGGCGGATTCGATGGAGTCGCGGGTCTTCTCCATGGACGCACCCCCAGCCGACCTTCCGCTGTTCCCCTTCCAGATCGGGGCCTACGGCACCGGGGCGAACTTCGCGATCCGACGTGAGACCGCCATCGCCCTCGGTGGTTTCGACGAGGCGCTCGGCGCCGGTACACGCTCCCGCGGCGGCGAGGACATCGACATGTTCTTCCGGGTTCTCACCGCGGGTCTCGAGCTGGCCAACGAACCGGCGTCGATCATCTGGCATCGACACCGTAGCGACGACGATGCGCTGCTCGTCCAGTCCAAGGGATACGGCGTCGGCCTCGGCGCCTGGCTGACGAAGGTCGCCACCGATCGCCGCCATCTCGTGCTGGCCCTGCAGGTCCTGCGGCGGCGCACCCGCGCGGTGGCCGAGGCGGGCGCCGCATACGGGGCGATCACCAGGCCACCCGAGGGCGTCGCCGACGGCCTCTCCGCCAAAGCGGGCCGCCGCGAGGTGTTCTCTGTTCTCGGTGGACCCGTCGCGCTCGCGCGTGAACGGATGAGCGGTCGTCGCGCCTCGCCGCTGCCCGGGGTCACGACGTGA